In the genome of Neodiprion pinetum isolate iyNeoPine1 chromosome 2, iyNeoPine1.2, whole genome shotgun sequence, one region contains:
- the LOC124212070 gene encoding LIM/homeobox protein Lhx2 isoform X2: MRARDLVYHVACFTCASCGVPLNKGDHFGQREGLVYCRPHYELICCAADYNSAGGSVDDIGSPGVSPGPAYFSAAEQSPLQGGGVQKGRPRKRKLSDATGSDLPVTMRLAAGALELLHPSELSSSMESLTAYDASVGSPGSVHQSQRTKRMRTSFKHHQLRTMKSYFAINQNPDAKDLKQLAQKTGLSKRVLQVWFQNARAKWRRNMMRQEGNGGGGGGVGCPGTPASSNQGRPPSVGPSSGLLGDSNSLPPASMEELHALHHLHSGVSSQVSFSDIY, from the exons ATGAGGGCGAGGGATTTGGTCTACCACGTCGCCTGCTTCACTTGCGCATCCTGCGGCGTTCCCCTGAACAAAGGTGACCATTTCGGCCAGAGAGAAGGGCTGGTATACTGCAG GCCTCACTACGAGCTGATTTGCTGCGCGGCTGACTACAACAGCGCCGGAGGGAGCGTCGACGACATCGGATCACCCGGAGTCTCTCCTGGGCCGGCCTACTTCAGCGCGGCCGAACAAAGCCCTCTCCAAGGCGGTGGCGTCCAGAAGGGTCGTCCCCGGAAGCGCAAGCTCTCCGACGCTACCGGCTCCGATTTACCGGTCACGATGCGGCTGGCTGCCGGCGCTCTAG AATTGCTTCACCCCAGCGAGCTCTCCTCGTCGATGGAGTCGCTGACCGCCTACGACGCCTCGGTTGGATCCCCGGGTTCCGTCCACCAGAGTCAGCGGACGAAACGCATGCGGACGAGCTTCAAACACCATCAGCTCAGAACGATGAAGAGCTACTTTGCCATCAACCAGAACCCGGACGCCAAGGACCTCAAACAGCTGGCTCAGAAGACGGGTCTGTCGAAGCGCGTCCTCCAG GTTTGGTTCCAAAACGCCCGGGCAAAATGGCGACGAAACATGATGCGACAAGAGGGAAACGGCGGGGGCGGAGGCGGCGTAGGCTGCCCAGGAACACCCGCGTCTTCGAACCAGGGGCGCCCCCCCAGCGTCGGACCAAGCTCCGGCCTTCTGGGGGACAGCAACAGCCTGCCCCCAGCTTCCATGGAGGAACTCCACGCGCTGCACCATCTCCACTCCGGCGTTTCGTCCCAGGTATCGTTCTCCGATATCTACTGA
- the LOC124212070 gene encoding LIM/homeobox protein Lhx9 isoform X1, with protein MLKEVGCGGGNPLPGDGAVGSCQVGTSDPSSNPEGGLSCGGCGREIAERWYLRAADRAWHCGCLRCCHCRLPLAAELTCFARDGNIYCKEDYYRLFAVSRCARCRAGISASELVMRARDLVYHVACFTCASCGVPLNKGDHFGQREGLVYCRPHYELICCAADYNSAGGSVDDIGSPGVSPGPAYFSAAEQSPLQGGGVQKGRPRKRKLSDATGSDLPVTMRLAAGALELLHPSELSSSMESLTAYDASVGSPGSVHQSQRTKRMRTSFKHHQLRTMKSYFAINQNPDAKDLKQLAQKTGLSKRVLQVWFQNARAKWRRNMMRQEGNGGGGGGVGCPGTPASSNQGRPPSVGPSSGLLGDSNSLPPASMEELHALHHLHSGVSSQVSFSDIY; from the exons ATGCTGAAGGAAGTGGGCTGCGGCGGTGGAAACCCCCTACCGGGGGATGGTGCCGTCGGCAGCTGTCAGGTGGGCACCAGCGACCCGTCCAGCAACCCGGAAGGAGGGCTAAGCTGCGGAGGCTGCGGACGAGAAATCGCCGAGCGGTGGTATCTCAGGGCTGCCGACCGAGCCTGGCACTGCGGCTGTCTCAGGTGCTGCCATTGCCGGCTACCCCTGGCTGCCGAACTCACTTGCTTCGCCAGGGATGGAAATATATACTGCAAGGAGGATTATTACCG cttGTTCGCGGTGTCGAGATGTGCTCGATGTAGAGCCGGAATTTCTGCCTCAGAGCTGGTCATGAGGGCGAGGGATTTGGTCTACCACGTCGCCTGCTTCACTTGCGCATCCTGCGGCGTTCCCCTGAACAAAGGTGACCATTTCGGCCAGAGAGAAGGGCTGGTATACTGCAG GCCTCACTACGAGCTGATTTGCTGCGCGGCTGACTACAACAGCGCCGGAGGGAGCGTCGACGACATCGGATCACCCGGAGTCTCTCCTGGGCCGGCCTACTTCAGCGCGGCCGAACAAAGCCCTCTCCAAGGCGGTGGCGTCCAGAAGGGTCGTCCCCGGAAGCGCAAGCTCTCCGACGCTACCGGCTCCGATTTACCGGTCACGATGCGGCTGGCTGCCGGCGCTCTAG AATTGCTTCACCCCAGCGAGCTCTCCTCGTCGATGGAGTCGCTGACCGCCTACGACGCCTCGGTTGGATCCCCGGGTTCCGTCCACCAGAGTCAGCGGACGAAACGCATGCGGACGAGCTTCAAACACCATCAGCTCAGAACGATGAAGAGCTACTTTGCCATCAACCAGAACCCGGACGCCAAGGACCTCAAACAGCTGGCTCAGAAGACGGGTCTGTCGAAGCGCGTCCTCCAG GTTTGGTTCCAAAACGCCCGGGCAAAATGGCGACGAAACATGATGCGACAAGAGGGAAACGGCGGGGGCGGAGGCGGCGTAGGCTGCCCAGGAACACCCGCGTCTTCGAACCAGGGGCGCCCCCCCAGCGTCGGACCAAGCTCCGGCCTTCTGGGGGACAGCAACAGCCTGCCCCCAGCTTCCATGGAGGAACTCCACGCGCTGCACCATCTCCACTCCGGCGTTTCGTCCCAGGTATCGTTCTCCGATATCTACTGA